The DNA segment AGTTCAGAAGAATAACAATGACTCATTGTAGGCAGCCATGAGTGCTTACAACAGCAGTGGCTCATGGTCACTGCATGCGGAAGGCAACTGAAACAACTATGAAGTCAATACAAACTGCCTTTGCAGCTGCACTATGCGGCCATGTAGGCACTAGCTGCAGGGACAACTCTTACAAAAGTATGATTAACGATAAATTTTAGTTCCAGACATTACAGATTGCACCTGAGTGCAAAGTGGAAGGAAGCCATTCAAAGATTTGTTTTGCAAAATTAGTTACCTCCATCCTTTAATACGGTGCTGCTTCATCAAATAACTAGGTGTTGAATGCATTCTAGCTTAAACACAGCATGCTAACATGATAGCCTCGACGCAACGAGGCGAAGCACCACTGCCACgaccaagaacaaaaaaaaaaaactccgcactAGCATTTGTGACGGCAGTCTCTGCGGCGACGCGATATGACAAGGAGAAACGTGACATTTCTTCACAGTGCATAAGAGGAAGGAGACGAAGCTTCTACAAACTACAGCGATGCGCTTATATACAAACGGGCCGGGTCTGGGAAAtgcagcttaaaaagcagaaacTCTGCGACaattagccgccgcggtcttTCCCAGAGTACTTGagtgcaaaggggcgaagcatccgaaaataacaaggaagagattttggttactttcgtcactgccgtcgacggaccggatgcgttacgaatttccttACACGCtaaagacagcgcgaacgcggactgaattcagcgagcactggaataggatctgttcagctcttgtgccaagaaatgtcATTCGACGTTTTTATAAAGTTTTCTCCACATTAATTTTTAggcctaccgttctgctctgcctgtctaagcttTTGATCATGCTTTACAATTCGCCCTTcgagttacttagcaaggcaatgtcatcagcaaatcagattactaaggtattctccattaactcttatccgaaactgttcccaatccaggtctttgaatacctcctgtaaacacgcgatGAACAGCAGTGGAGTGCTTGTCTCCCTGCCTGGCTCACttccttattgggattttattAATTTCTCTAtagactatggtggctgtgcaggaGCTAGATATTTTCCAGTACTTTTACATACACTTCTTCTACATCTTGCTTTTGTAATgcgtgcatgactgctgaggtttcgactgagtcaaatgctttctcataatctatgaaggctatatacaggagTTCGTTACGTTCTGCacttttctctatcacctgattgacagtgtgaacatggtctattgttgagCAGCCTTTGCAAAAGCCAGCCTGGCCCTTTGGTTGGTTGAAgcctaaggttgccctgattctatttgcgattaccttagtaaatactttgtaggcaatggacaatAAGTTGATCAGtttaatttttcaagcccttgatGTCCCCTTTCTAATGGATTAAGATGAAAGCGTTCTTCCAAGTGTTGATAGCGTTGTTCCGGTATGCTCAAGGCCTAAGGCATTACAtgtgcagggtggctagttttgctagcacaatctccccaccatccttcaatagatctgctgtcACCTGATCCTCACCACTTGCTTTCCCCTaatgcattgcttctaaggcttcctttacttccCCTTTCATAACCAGCGGGATCTCCAATTCCTCTGCACCGCTGCATCTGTCATTATTGCTCTGATTACTTAGGCTACTGTATACATCTGTGTATAACTCCTTGGCAACGTTcactatcttatccatactggTAATGACATCGCTCTCCTTGTCTCTTAGTGCAAACACCTTGATttctacctatgcctagtttccttttaggctacctccattttTTAAGAGCATGATTGTTTCTCTGAATATTATACTTTTTTATGTTGGCTATGTTACATTACTGATGAACTTTGCCAGTTCTATACTATCCTGTGGGGCTggaggctttcatgctttggtgTATCCTGCATCGCTATCCCACCCTCTACATCTACTGCACACTCCATAAGGATATCTGCAAGAGTATAATTCATTGCTTGAACACTAAAGTCGTCTTTCTCGGTTAAGACGGGATACCTGTTCTGAAGAGAGATCCtgaattttccctcttaccgctgaCTCATTGAGAGGCTTCTTCCTCACGAGTTTTTCCGCTCAAGCCTAGGCTGATTTGAGACTTTACCATTCCTTTGTGCACTTCACTGTACCTTTTTGCTGCCACTGCTCACTAGTTTTGGGGGTGAATGATCGCAGAAGTGGCAAGTGCAGCAATGTGGAATACGCAGTGCAAGACGAGTTGCACAATGGATCACTAAACAGTTCACCTTACTGATACTGATTAGTGAGGTGGAAACGttttagagggggaagaaaattTGCAGTAAACAGCATGAACCTAACAAGCTAAGAAATCACAACTGCTAGCAGTTAGAAATTGCCTCCTGCTAGACAAAAAATTCTCAATTCATTGAAGTATGCTGCTGTCAGTATTTCATTTTTAAACATTTAAACAAAGCAGATCTGAGGCTTTAAATAAAAATGGAATATGAAACCTCAGGTTCGAAGTAACAATAAGTTTGGTACCAAAGGGCACGTGCTGCATACTTGGCAAAAGCCATGCTGGCGaggtaaaaaaaacgaaacaaagaaagCTGACTCAGAATAAATGATTTTACAACACTAGTTTATAGATTAACGGAAAATGACCATAATCCTATTTAAAGTACTATGTTCGGGTTATAATTGCTTACTATAGGTATCTTAGTCACTTATTTCTGCACGTTATATCCACCTGACCACATAAACCGGCCACAACATCGGATATGGCACAGCTTTGGTAGCTATAGTTTCTTTTAGTCCTTGCAAACGTAATTTTAACAATAGTGCTTCCTTGTCAACTAACAAGCACTTTGTGCTTAGATTGACCAGAAGAGTCTTTTTGTACAATTTAATGAAAATAAACACTGATTTGGTTTGATATATATATACCACATGCCATTCATCTGACAAGACACAGACCACTTTGTGATAATCTGTTTACTGTACCCTTTTGTCACCTTTTACTGTAATGAATGGTGACAGAAGTGCAAGGTAAACAAACCACGAACACTTCATGAAAATATTAACTGCAGGCTTCTATGAGTGCTAAGACTGCAATGACAAAGTATTCTTAAACCGTGGACAAAGCATACACAAGTCACCACCCCAAACCTTAAGGTGCCATCCGCTGCAGGGAGAACAAAATTGCTGCTTTAGCAACAGAACAAAAGTATGGGAAATGAAATGCACTTTCTGGCTTAAAACCTCAACACAGTAAAACAgaagttttggtttggttttatgcggtttaacttctcaaagcgactcaggctatgagggacaccgcagtggaggtctccagataatttcgaccacctggggtttttagtctgcactgacatcacgcagaaCACTGGGCTCTggcattttgtctccatcgaaatgcgactaccGCAGCTGAGATCGAACCtgttcggtttatggggtttaatgtctcgCTATAAGGGACACTGCAGTGGAGTGCATTGAAATGCTACCGCCGTGGCGGCTGGTATCGAACCTGTGTATTTTGGgttagcagccaagcaccataactactgagccagtGCAGCGGCCCACAGTCAAGCAGAAGCACTCGTATTAAAAAATTAGTACATTATAAGTTTGCACCATTAAACACCCTTAGGAGCAGACtacttcaagtgtttacatcaatGTGACACCATGGAAAGCACAAGTGCATTGTAGTATCCAAGTGTACCATGCCATtcatgttgggggggggggggtataattTCACTGCAGGAAGTAATTGGCACTAATGAGGTTAGAAACATATGCATGGGTTTGTGTACATCCTAATTTaaacagtcattttttttttcatgcaaaaacATCGACTTTTTATAAAGTACAAAGTTTAATGCACTGTAACTCAGTAATGGAAACAAATAGCAAAATTCTGTGAAACTGCCTCTGATGGGCATGAttttatgcagacaaaatttatgCCTTCAACAGCACATCAATATATGGCTGCTGCACTGTTATTACAAATCTAGCAGAATTAAATACAATGTAATATGAAATAAGTTTCATGTGGACAAAACAGCTTTAGTTTACTTGCTCTCAGAGTCACAAAATTTTTCATGGGCACTTTTGCTGAAGAGCTAGAGCTACTAATATAATGCCAGTCCCAAATTTTCAGAAAAAGAATTTAACTCTACTTGCACAGCAGTTACCCGATGATGGCATGCACCCCCTTTGCCAAAGTTCCCAAGGCAGCACACACGTAATTAGAGCAGTCACTGGGACGTGTGCTGTTGCTGCTATTGCACTCTAAAACACTTTTCTGTTCAAGATGGTCAAAAGGGCTATGCCTGTCAAGTGCTTCCAGAACTCTAGCAGCACAACTGGAGAACAACCCCACCCTTGGCAAATGATTTCGTGATGTGTGCAGTGGCCTGGGAACTCCCAGAAAAATGGTACATCTTCCCATATTACTCCGCAAAGCTGCAGTTACAACGGCATGAGGTGCCAGCTTCACACACGTGTCTCAATATAGTGGAAGGCAGCTTTAACACGAATTGACCAAATTTTTTATGTGGGTGCTGCGAAATCAGATAAAATTCAGGAAAAAGCTTACGTTTCCTGGATGGTGTTGAAAGAACTGCGCCAGCTGCAGCATCACGAAGCTTTTTCTAAAGATAAAAAAATCCCACATTTCATTGTGCACAACAGCAATTTGCTTCTGCTGCCAGGCTTTGTTATAACATTAACAATGACACTCTACTAGAGCATTACCTTCCGAGATGCAGAGATACTTACCAGGCAATTCTTTACATCTGAAGGCATTGCCATCAAGTGTTGAATTTTTTGCTGCACATTCAGAGTTGCTCGTTTCATACGGATGGCCTGAAATTAAGAATGTAGGCCCTCCTTTACCTTAGTGAAAAGCAAATGTCGCTCTGCATATACACCAACTTTTACTTACCCAATCACTAATTGTTCCTGCTCGACATGCATTATAGTAATCTAAGTGTGATTCTTCCATAGAAATGTCAGAAAAATCAGGGTAACACACTGAATTTCCAAACGGCCCATAGGATGAGAACAGCCACTGGCCACCTGCTTGCCACTGCTTCATGTCAGAAACTACAGTGGCTTCATCActgaaagaaagacaaaaacagGTGCTGTGCCTCAAACGCTCTGTGGAACGAATTGGATAGATTGGATAGACGCTACCGATTTGAGCATTCACGTTCCCTCACCTGGACTGCACTTCGTTTGAGTTTCTGCGCTCTCCCGTTTTGGCCACTTGCTGAAATGCCTTGTTGAAGTCGAATTTTCCAGCCGCTTCCTTCACTGAACTGTCGCTTCTTGAGGTGTCACGAAGAGCTTGAAACCTGTTCTGCTGCTGCGGTTCATATTCGTAATAGCTGCTGTTCGAGTGCCGGTTTCGCGGTGGCGAGTAGTAAGTATCGCCGTATCTCCTTTGATAACTTTCTTTGCGGTACTGCTCGTCTTGCCGAGCATATTGATGTGCAGCGTTGAAATCAAAGTTACTCGCTTTAGCGCTCCGTGATGGACCTGAAAGAAACGACAGTAGTGATGTACTGTGAGCAAAGTATTCGTAGTCTTTCATCACACACACTCGTATAGGACGCCCAAACGGAGCACTGCGGTGCGCTTTTGTGCAGATTGCTGCTAACTGTTCATGTTTCGAAAAGCATTACCGAGCCCATGGGGCGGCGGCATACGTCTCATACGCCCGCTGGAGCGTTCCGTTTGAGCGCTCGTGAAGTGTGTTAAGCGCGTTCAGGCAAACACTGAAAACCTCACGTGGTTCCACGTATTCTTCGTCGTCCTCGTATTCCAGAGGAGGATGTAAAAACCGGCACCGGTCACCAAACCGGCACCTTCCTTCCATATAATACCAGCAGACAGACATTCTCAAAAGCCTGGCCCCTACCACTGAAAAAACACTGAACGCCTGGAGTGCGACGCACTTCGCAAACCGCGCCAAGGCAATGCCTCGTGAAGAACATGCCTGCCTGAAGCGTCAGcggtttttctgcccgccgtagagcgcgcgtccgccgtatgacggcgctgtcagatgatgggatgggcgtctttcgagagcagagaggctagcagtaagatagcatttgaggaacgattgagaaggatggaggaaaagcggtgggctaggaaagttttcagatacctgtatataaagaatgttgacacgaaatggagaaagcgaactagaaaattgacaagcaaatatctggacagcagtaagggggcaaatcagcaattatcggttaagaaaaaggttaaaggaacagagagagctttgtggaaaacagggatgctgacgaaatcggcactagaaacataccggacctttaaacaggaaattgtcaaagaaaatatctatgataattgtaggggaagttctttgttgtttgaggccaggactggagttttgcggactaagaagtatagagtcaggtaccaggggatagacactttgtgcattgcgtgcggagaggaggaggaaacggctgaacacttgatacttttctgtaaagggcttcaccctacagtggaaggcagcggggctgacttacccaaggcattggggtttagggatagtgaagggaaagtggattttaagaggttagaagtaaccaagcgaaggttatctgattggtggctaaaagcaagacaggagtaaaatttcacaagacatggctaggtggcttgagccaccgcccgatgtaaagggttcagccgtatccatccatccatccatccatccatccatccatcctagcagacgacacacaggcagcacagaattttcttgtgactgctgttgcagcaaaaagtatgccttctggtgcgctgtttcttatattatttgtgtggtgtgtttagtgttaccgtttgacaagtgacgcgtcgatgactgcagttgctggagggtgTAGCGAGTGAAactgcattgctgttgcgttccgttttgaaTTTGTCCAGTCAGAAACAAGAACCgtggcgtttcgttccatgaaattcctgccgacttagaactccAGGAAAGACGTCTCAAGGTAATTCGAagaaaaaaactggcagccaaacacaacatcaaattattctgcagtttgtagcttgcatttccagccaaggaaatgctactgtagacagtttgactgcccactAAGACAAGGGCAGACTCTTTTAACCGACTTCAGAGCTCCTAAAAGTGTTacagggcctcaagaagttcTTCGGTATCATGCGCAAAGACCTAGCGCATCTTCAAAGGCGACTGGACACATGCCATGCTCtacagtgtgaataaaatcgtGGGTTTCTCTGTCCTGACCTCTGAGAACAAGGATATATAgcggcatattatatgcaagaagttcatcaagtcgttgctaacaaaccatgcccttgacataacagacaagaacgcgGTTGCGAAGATGTACATGCATGTACAACAATtaagaaacctctttcccgaaaattcttgaaactgcagtaataataataataattggttttgggggaaaggaaatggcgcagtatctgtctcatatatcgttggagacctgaaccgcgccgtaagggaagggataaaggagggagtgaaagaagaaagaggctgtagtggagggctccggaataatttcgaccacttggggatctcatcgcacagcacacgggcgccttagcatttcgcctccataaaaacgcagccgcagcggtcgggttcgaacccgggaactctggatcagtagccgagcgccctcaccactgagcagTAAGAAACGTATATTCCGCCGCCTTCATCCCACTGACGCGTGCCATATTTTTCCTTGaaagtgcgcacgtgtctgtgcctccaagcgctgttttttttaatattcacacatCGCTCGCCATGTCtaatactccccttgttccagttttcatttcatcaacgcacgcaCGTGCTTAattgtcatttggagaaatccggtcagtcaggcctagctgctgtgttactccaaaagtcactgtgcgcgtgtgcatcacacaggaacctagtgagctgtgtttctagcgaaaagaatagagaagaggggcatgggtttatttcaaatttgtcaacgttattcgaagtaccgttcggcgaaagctcatcggaaaaatgaccagaaacagcgcagctaGGCTGTAAGACTGTAAGCTAGGCTGTAAGTAGCTCCaattcacccgatcgaaacatctctcgcaatgctccgcaatgctccgcagcaagattgtaacaaatgcgcgcttcgcaaagttccaagaacattagatatgagaaatgtgccccctgcgggccagcgacttcccaggcaagttaccgcgacgtctccggcttccattcATTAATTGAGCGCCATATGCATGAGTCCTCCTTtgccacgggtcacctggctacatgTAGAGCTCGGGTAATTCCGGACTGCCTCCTGTACTTATTCTATCTAGTGGATTATTCTCTTCTTTTGCTTGTTCGAAGTAGtttatttcttgccattggcaacagtacaatatatacaaccatgcatcatgcatgcagtgtaaatacttattttgagGTATTTCTAGtcacttcaagcacttgctgcaatatggatgtttcgaacatgcTCCTTTTGTTGTAAACTGTCCAAAAGTAtatactggttatgcagcagacaacaggtcctaacggcatgatagaacgggatgcacagcacgcttttagatttcgaaatcgaaactgatgtggaagtcagcttagactttttaagcattttCTGCTCTCTGAGACATCCAGAAACATGTTTTTTGTCGTTAAAGAACTAGAATTTGTTGCTAAAAGCccgaaaaaagaatgaaacagaACGATCGGGTGCCGATCATCACAGTCttccagccattgaaaccgaaattgagggtcatcttttagcgTCACCTAGCGGCCAGTCTGCACAATGTCGAGGCGACCTCgaggcccattgaaatcgaggagacgcttcagtTTAGTGCTTGTGGCTTCAGGCATGTTCCACAGGAGGCATTGGCCAAGAGCAGTACCACAGCCACGCCGTACAAGCGTACACTACGCGTGTTTACAGAGAAGGAAAGATAAAACACTCAATACTATCCGTCCTCGTAAAAATCACATAAGTTGAGCAGTGGATATGTCACGGGAAATATAATCATAGGTTGCTCTGAGGTATCCAAGGAAGTTTTAATATATAACCTTCTTGGATGTATCGCCAGTATCGGAGCGAAGTTACACTTTAATACGGATGCCGAACCGAAAGCCAGGAGGtcaaatgatgatgataatttgttttgtttgctgagCGAAAGAGCCATCCGCAGCTGGAGCGCTGGAGTCGCAGCTGTTCTTAAACACACGTCCAGTCGAGAAAACCACGACAGAGTTGTGGAAACGGACAGGGAGTTTAGTTGTAGCGTTGAAAGTTGCGTCAACGTTGAACGAGTCTTGTCCAGATACGAAAATGCTTCACCTCCCCTCTGTTCTCATGAGTCGATGCATTCTGGGAGTTACCACCTAAAGTTTCACAAGTACGTAAGTTGGTCTCGGATGATGTCCCGGGCACGTAAACTGAAAGATTCGTATGAGCAGCTGATATCTGACAAAGACTAAATATGCGCTGTCGCTCGTGTTCCTGAACCATTGTTTCGGCTGATGGAGGCTGCGGGGCGATTTTGTTTAACGCATGTCGACGTGTTCTGTCTTATTTCATGAGACAAGTTtcttggagtttttttttttttttaataacggtGCTGAGTTAGTACGTCTGACTGTCTTGAAGGGCTGACATCTCTGTCATTCAGCTGGACTTTGATGTCAGCCCTGTAAGGTCCTCGGTGGCATGTTTAGCCACACCTTTGTgtagctcccattcctttctttttgtttgtccTGCAGCAGCTTGCGACATCGTCTGCTTTTGCATGGAGGCAAGCATTTGTTGAGCGAGCAGTTTTTTGCGCCTGGTCCATCAATCAACGTTCCATAGCCATGAGTCATGTGGATCTCAAAGTAGTTCTACTAGGCAAAGAGTACGGTGGCAAGACCAGTCTAGTTGAGCGGTACCTCTACGACCGTTTCGACGCGTCGACTCCATATCAAAACGTAAGTGTGGAATGCACGCAGTACGGTATGGAACACGAATGCTGCATCGAacagtgctttctttttttcagacaATAGGCGCAGCTTATGGTGCAAAACAAATTGCCGTGCGAAATCGGAGGATCACTCTTGGCATCTGGGTAAGTGCCTAGTTCAAGTTCATTCCTCAGGTGAAAACATGTAGCGGGATTTCAAATCATAAttgttttcaagtggtgccactttAAAGCAGGTGGTTTTACAAATGGTGCCgcttgctttcaagtggtgccaTTTCAAGGCAAGTGGTTTGCAAAGTGGGACCACTAGAGTgcaggtggccacagctgggtaTCAAGTGGAACCAGTATTCGTGTGAACATTTACATATCCAACACACAAGGCAGAACTAATATAATTATTATAATGAGAGCTGTAAGCAGCTTAACCTACTAAATTGTATTCATCATTTGCGCAATCACTGCAGTCGAAATTATATATGAAATAACTGCACTCTGTGGGGAAGCGCTACTGGCTTGAGCATGAATCTCGTTAGTAGAGTGTATATATGGGAGCAGAAGTGTGTTCTGTGGATGTATACATTGAGCTAATGTTATTAATGTCTGACCATATGTTTATTGTGTGTGATatatgcttgtgtgtgtgtgccttaAGTGATTTCTATGACAGCGTGTGCAATTCTCAGAGTCTCAATTCTCTCGTAAAAATGTTGGCACcagtatgaaggcattaaaggctgAAATGCTCCTTCCTCTTTTCACAATATCAGGTGACTGAGTagtgaggtggagctgcaataaacattTTTCCTAGAACTAGCGTcctggaaacttttgtccccagcaGTGCGTTGATTAAAGGCACGATTGGAAACAAATTCCAAGACCCAGTTGGAACCAACTGAAGTATCCAGTTGGTTTCAGTTTTAATTTTCATTGGTTTTTTTAAACCGGGAAGTTCCAATTGGTCCCACTTGCAAGTGGTCCCTGTCCAGTAAACCACTTCAGATTGTCCCACTCGGGAAATTTCCTCTTGGGTTGATAATAACAGATTGTAAAGCTTATAgtctctttgatttggctgcacttgctGCACTAGTTCCGGGAGGTTCCGCGGCGGTGCCGCTATCGTGCAGCGCTAGTTCAGGCAGCTTGGCACTGGTTGTTTCCAAaatgaatggtcgagtgcaggcttGCTCATCTGCTGGCCTTGTCGTCGTCGCCAAATTACAGGCAACTGCGTGCGGCCGACGTCAACAGCTGCCACAATCCTGAACCATGTTAAGAATTTTCAAGTAGCGAATCGCAATGAAATGTTGCCATGAGCCAGCCTTAGGAAATCTTcgtttcattgaaaaaaaaaagttgcatgaCCATTTTTGCCATAAAGGTGGCGTTAAATCATCAGCGTCGGTGCACAACAATACATTGAGTACTTTGCTTGTGTCTtcctatgtttttcttttttctggctgTAAATTATTACCTAAACCCAAATAATTGCATATAGTGCCAGTTAGTACTACATAGTTGTCATTAACTGCAGAATTTTTGGTATTATCATTTTTAAAAAGCTGTTCATTACGCACAACATGTGctcatttcttattgtgtaaataaattgtgtatattacctctctccctatcctctcttcctgtcccctcacctctttcatttcacttatccattctgcctgctatcctttatttccgctgccccagctcaagtgcttcagtatcgatggcagatgccggggctagcaaaaatcttttgcttcgtttttattattattttaataaaaccacttactactatgCTTTTAGTCCACTATGAGTAGTGAATCTCCATTGAGCCAAATTGTATGAGACCATGGATATAATTTCAGCTTTTAATAAATTAGGCTTGGCTGAATTATCTGCCGTCACAGTTAGCCTTACTGTATCAAGGTGCAAGTTACGAAAATAGCATTTGTTTTGCAGTTCATTACTAAAGAGTGCACCGTCATTCATGTCAACTTCCCTTGAGTCAGAAGTCTAGCATACTAGGCAAATATCTAAGCCTTCAT comes from the Amblyomma americanum isolate KBUSLIRL-KWMA chromosome 1, ASM5285725v1, whole genome shotgun sequence genome and includes:
- the LOC144111471 gene encoding uncharacterized protein LOC144111471 isoform X2 — protein: MRRMPPPHGLGPSRSAKASNFDFNAAHQYARQDEQYRKESYQRRYGDTYYSPPRNRHSNSSYYEYEPQQQNRFQALRDTSRSDSSVKEAAGKFDFNKAFQQVAKTGERRNSNEVQSSDEATVVSDMKQWQAGGQWLFSSYGPFGNSVCYPDFSDISMEESHLDYYNACRAGTISDWAIRMKRATLNVQQKIQHLMAMPSDVKNCLKKLRDAAAGAVLSTPSRKPVAGLLPAPAASIAQPVVTTLQPQLQAASVQSKPLASTANTQGKSEANHSYTPEEDLTADEKEQFLARHFTPGKVPLRPPPSQYCDLD
- the LOC144111471 gene encoding nucleoporin NUP42-like isoform X1, which encodes MSVCWYYMEGRCRFGDRCRFLHPPLEYEDDEEYVEPRPSRSAKASNFDFNAAHQYARQDEQYRKESYQRRYGDTYYSPPRNRHSNSSYYEYEPQQQNRFQALRDTSRSDSSVKEAAGKFDFNKAFQQVAKTGERRNSNEVQSSDEATVVSDMKQWQAGGQWLFSSYGPFGNSVCYPDFSDISMEESHLDYYNACRAGTISDWAIRMKRATLNVQQKIQHLMAMPSDVKNCLKKLRDAAAGAVLSTPSRKPVAGLLPAPAASIAQPVVTTLQPQLQAASVQSKPLASTANTQGKSEANHSYTPEEDLTADEKEQFLARHFTPGKVPLRPPPSQYCDLD